The following is a genomic window from Nicotiana tabacum cultivar K326 chromosome 3, ASM71507v2, whole genome shotgun sequence.
TCTATCACTGACTCATATGACTTATTATGCTTAAATGTTTTGACTGTCAGATACCTCTGAGCAAAAAGAACAAGAAACGCTACAAAGAAGAACTGGAAGAGCGTCTTGTATCATTAGTTGCTTCCTTATTTGGTAAGAAGGCTAGTTAACTCTGAGAAAGAGAAATATTTTTCTGTTGTTGATATACTGGAAAGTTTGTATGCCTGCAATTGTGGTAAAAGAAGATCATAGGGTTTGATGTATGTTTTATAACTGGTCTAACCAACCAACCCCCttgcccccctcccccccccccccaaaaaaaaataaaaaaataaaaaaagaagtaaCAATCCAGAGTCGGCCTTTGTGTTTAATGCTACAGTTAAAAGTTTTTGCATATTCATACATACCTAAATGCatattctttttcttcacttttgtAACTGCATCACAGCATATTCTTTTTGCTGGATACTCTTATAAAACCTTATTACATCTAAAAAAATACATATCTAAACGGATATTTACTTTCTTCTAGATGATTCAAGAATAAAAGGCGGAATAGGCGAGAGAGGACGTCAACTTTTTGTGTTTTTCTCTTTATatggagagaaaaaaagaagaaataattgAAAAGACTGGCAGGAAAGGGTAGGGGGATGGAACATTAGTTTAAGTGATGCATCTCTAACCTGTATGGAATGGAGGTACCATCATCTCTTGTTTTCTCTTTCATAAGAATTAGCGTCTCTGCTGGGTCTTCTTAGGGGGcggggagaaaaagagaaaacgtTACCTTATATTTGGTTGTGACTGCATTTTCTTTATAAGAATAAGTTTAATAATAAGGAGGAATCTCCCGTATACCTTGGATATGACTGCATTAATTTCAGTTTTTTCTGTTACAGGAGGAATCTTGAGAGGTTCTAGAAGGGATAGATTGTTAAGTAAGTTTGTGGAGAACGAGTGCGAAAAAATTGACAGGCTTATGGAACTCTACATGAGGTGATTGTTCATGCAACATATATATCTAGTACCCTGCTCTATTTCCTTCTGCTGTGCGAGAAACAGTGGTTCTCTTGAGGCTGATAGTTCTATTTCATTACTTTGTGCTGGTTTTCAATTCTTTTCGTCGTTGGAACTTTTGCAGATATTCCAATAGAGTGAAACTTGAGGCTGAACGGTTTGACCAGCTAGAACTTGATGATTTTGAGGTCCGTTTACTTCTTAGTCTTTGCTCATCATTATGTCTTTCTCTAAAGCATTTTATTTTATATTGCCATTATATTAATCATGTTTGTAGATGGATGAAGATGAGAAGTACAATAGGAAGTTAGGAGCTGGACTTTACACTCTTCAGGTCAAAAATTTTGTGGCATCTTTATTTTTGTACCTATCATCTCTTCTACGGCACATTACCACCTCAGATCTTTGGCATTCTTATCGTCCTTCCTTTTTCTCCCTGATCCTGCAGTTGATAGCTGTTATCCTGGGTCATCTTTGGACCTCTGAGTAAGTTTTGGCACCTGACATACTTTTCCCTTCTGATGTTGGGATATATCTAAGATCCTCCTGCTTGATTGTTCTTTTTAATGCAGGCATCCTCGTATCAGAGCAAGGATTGAACTTTTGCTAAAGCAACAAAAGCTGACTAAGCAAGACGTAAAAGATATACTTCAGGTTTTTGCTCATGGCGTCCTTTTTTCCTGTGTCATTCCCTCCTTTTCATTTGCTTATGTTTGCTTTAAGGTAGTTATATTATACCTTGTTCCTGGATTCTTCTGCTTATCCAAAAAAACAAAGTGAAAATTCTTGGATACTTCTGGAGACAAGGTTAACTCGCGAGAGCTATACCTTAGGACTTATAGCCCATTAGTGCAAACTCCAATTTTAATACCAGGTTATTCGGAGCGCATTGGTATTTCGATCTCTCACGCTGGATTTTGTTCAACAAGTGACCATTGTTTCTTTCATGCTTGGATTATTGGACTACAACTTTGGTGTTGTGGTGTGAACTTGTGAAGATAGATCTGGAAGGAAGAACTCCTTAATGACTTCCCTTGTCCATCTTCATGAATAATCTCTCCTTAATGAAATTCATACAGATTTTTATGTGAAGCTGTTTTCCTTCCTATATGTAGTTCACTTTTTCATCGTCAGGCCTAGTCTTTCCCTTATTCTGAAGATACTCTAAAGTCTGATCTGATATTGAAGTTTATACTTGCGATGTAGGAATATCATGACAACATAGGAGATCTGGAAGGGCCAGAAGAGAAGGAAAGGGCACAATCCAAGATTCAAAGGTTCATCTTGGCCTTTTGACCCATGATATGGTTCAACAGTCAGAGCACAAGTTTTATCCTTAGAATGCTGTGTTGACTCTGGCTATTTGAAATGCGCATTGAGATTTTATATGCTCAGTTGTCTACAGTTGGCCACATCACTGTATTCGTTCATGTAATGTGTAAGAGCTCAGAGCTGTCATCAGTTATTGAGGGTTAACATTTTTGGCTTAATTTGTTCGTATTGAATGGAAGTGTAATTTGCAATACTTCAATTAGTCGTTTTACCTACTGTAAGTGTAGTGCTTTGTGGAGCTTGTTAGTAGTTGTTGAGAGCTTTCACCATCCCAAAATTGTTACTTCCATGTTCCAAGTGCCGATGGATAAGCTATTTGCTTAACAATCAAAAAGCAGCTTCTCTTTAGAAAATGCCGTCAGATTTTCAGAAACTGTATTTTGGACGAGGTGAATGAGCTTTTGCGAAGTGGTGAATAGATATTACAGTGCTCATTAACGTCATGAAGTTTTCTTGCTAATTTAACTAACTCGTACATCAAACATGCGAACCGCTAATATTTCAATTGAAAAAAGCCTACGCGAATGAAGCTTAGTGCGAGTTGGTCTTTATTTCGTTTTTTGAATAAGATGCATGACTTAGGTGcgaatttttaaaatttgaatgtATGATTTGGCTTCCATGTGCTCTCGTTGAGGCAGAAGGTATTAAATGACTGCAAATGGAAATATGCATGACACCAAACGAGTAGATCTTTCCATCAACACAACCTACTATTTCGGTTTTAACACGGCTATATAAATTcaagaaaatctttaaaattataaaacataTGTGGTATCTACTTGCTTTAAATCCTTGATATGTCTTAACAAAATGTGTTTGAATCAATGAAATAAGAATACGCTCATATTTTGGATACGGACCACTAGCGGCCTTCCGCAGCCGTCATCACTTCAATGCAATCGCTTTCAGTTTTTCTCTTCTCCTTCTAAAGGAAGAATGGTCCTTGAGATTTTCAAGGCCGATTTGCTAATAACACTTGACCTTTGTTTGGAGGCCACATAAAGGAAAAAAGTATCTAATTTTCCCTCACTTTGTTTGGAGTCACTTCAAGTTTCTCACATATTAATTCCGTCGAGGGAAACAACACAACCAAACAAAAACTAACACATATAAAAATCTTCACTTCACGCACAAACCGTATAATTAGGAGCACTGGTAATATTGTATTAAAAATGTACAAAGTCCTATATCAGCTGTATAAATATCTCCAGAGAAATCCACAATGTTCTAATTTGCTCCACCCAATGGGCACCAAGATGGTTGGGTTGAATCTCATGTGCTTTGCTTTTTTAAAATTACTTTGATTCAAGAAGGATTTGACAAGTCAAACTACAAGAAGCTCAAGCTATTTAggctaaaaacaaaaacaaatcagTTCAGATGGTGAGATCTTTGAGAAAGGACATAAATGCAAAACCAAGGGAAGTGGTTAGCTCCATTGATGGGATAGCTGCAAACTGAAAGTACACAACATAATATTCTAGCCCCTCAAAAAGATTTCCCGTATCAACTTCTTCCGCATTCAATAACTGCATGAAACTAATCCTATCTATGCACATTAAGAgaactttttcccattttatACAGAGTCAAACCAATCCTATCTATGCACATTAAAAAAACAGTGTCTCAAAAAGTTGTATCGTTTCCACATCTCTACAAAAAATGCCCTACCAATCTTGTATATTCATGTATGCACACTTCAGTAACTTCAAGCCATCAGATGCTCTAACCTCAAGATTATTACCTGCATAGAAAGGTCACCAAACGACTACTTCAGCTTTTAGGCAATTAAAAGATCAATTTGGATTTGATATGTTTGGAGCCTTTGGTAGTCAAACACCAGGATCAGGTTTGTGAAGTTTAGATGAACTTCCTTAACACCTACATTCTTAagcttttcttaagttatcaCGCAGCAGTTTAGTTTGTTTCAGAATCAAAAGATTTACTATGTTTCACCCTATAACAAACTGTATGTACATTGACATAGATTTGGGCCCAGAAGGGATTTGGGGTAACGTTAAACACACGCTCTAACTGTCTGACATATGCAAACGCGTGCACTTTTCAAGATAAACCTACCTGATGATGAACTCCCAATGGACGGCTATAACTCATCTTTCAAATGAAGAGCATCAAACTGCTTGCACAAGATAAGCAAAGGATCGAGGTTTGGTATCTCTGTCAGTGGCCGAATATCCCAAACCCGCATGATATCTACATAGCTTGAGGTCTCCATAACTGTCTCAAGAGTCAGAACAATATGAAGGAGCCCATCAATAGGACAGAGCTCCAATCGTTGAGTAGACATCCCATTTAAGACAGTGATATGTTCAGTGCGGGGCCATTGCCAATCACTAGAAAGCTTCATCAATATGGAAATTGCTTTCTTACGGACTTCAATGCTTTTAATTTTCTCCATTGCTTTCCAAAAGTTATCATCAACACTTACCTGTAAACGAAATAGATGAAGCCTCAATTAGTCCTGCAATACAACAGGGAGCCAACTCCACCAATGGAGAAAGATCAACAATAGGTGAACTACTGACAGATCAAACTACTCCAAACAAATATTTTACTCACTCTCCCTATTTGTCTCTAAacccaaacaacaacaaccacccagtagAATCCCACTAGTGCGATTTGGGGAGGGTAgaatgtacgcaaaccttacccctaccccgaagggatagagaggttgtttccgggagaccctcggctcagagacAATAGATTCGTAACTACAACAGAAACCAGAAAAGTAGTATCAGCAtcgtaaaatacaaaaataaatggaAAGGACAAAATGtgatagcagcaacaacaaatcaaaaaaataaaaaaattatgaaaCACAATAAAAATCGCTAGCAGTCCTAGACAAACACTATCAGACTAGTTGGTGCAGCGCAGATAAACGCTCGACTACcctctaacctacaaccctaatgctcgacctccacacctacCTATCAAAtgccatgtcctcgaaaatttGAAGATGcaccatgtcctgtctgatcacctcggCCCAGtatttcttaggccgccctctacctcttctcgtaacTGCCAAAACTAAatgctcacacctcctaaccgaaGCATCTGGGCTCCTCCTTCATACATGCTCGAACCACCTAAGCCTCGCTTcacgcatcttgtcatccacggGAGCCACGCCTACCCTCTCCCGAGTAAactcattcctaatcttatccatccatctcaacatcctcatttctgctacttacatcttctggatatgtgaaatCTTGACTAGCCAACACTCGGCCctatacaacatggccggtcgaACCAccgctctgtagaacttacctttaagtttcggtGGTACATTCTTGTCACATAGGACTCCAGACGccaacctccatttcatccaccccaccccatacggtgcgtgacatcctcgtcgatctcccgtCTCCCTGGATAATAGACCCTAGGTACTTGAAATTCTcgctcttagggatgacttgtgagtcaagcctcacttccacatCCGCTTCCCCCGAAATGTCGCTAaacttacactccaaatattccatcttggtcctactcaacttgaaacctttagactccagggccTGCCTCCATTCCTCCAGTCTCTCGTTAACGccgcctcgcgtctcatcaatcagaactatatcatcaacgAACAACATACACCAAGGCACCTCCTCTTGAATATGGAGTGTCAGTGCGTCCATCGCCAGGGCAAATAAGAATGGGCTGAGCgtagatccttggtgtaaccccataaccacCGGAAAAGGCTCGAAGTCACCTcccactgtcctaacccgagtcttagctccatcatacatatcttTTATCGCCCTAATATAAGCTACCGGTACACCTTtcacctccaggcatctccaaagaacgtctctagggaccttgtcatacgccttctctaggtcaataaacaccatttGTCTCTAAACCCGTTTCCTCaaaaatgaaacatcttgtttCCAAGAATTAAGCATTTACATAAACACTaccttataaaaataaaatataaaaatcaactagttcccatttcataataataataatactagcagcagcagtagtagtagtaataatgGTAACCAAAGAATCTAAGAAAGAATGGTACAACAATGGAACATATACTCTTGACTTCCAATGGAGAATATTCAGTCACAAGAAGCTATAATAGTATGATAGGAGCACAGTGTTCCTTGTACCAACATTAAAACCATCCAGCCAATTCAACTGCTTGGCCTTGTCCAGCATATTACTTAGACCCTCCATGGCCAAGATAAAGAGGAAGGGGGGAGAGGGGGTCACCAAAATTGAATACTTCACTGTGGTGATGCTAAACCTGATCCATTTGATCTATCTATCACCAAAACCCATCTGTCTTGGAATGGAGAAGAGGTAGGACCAGTTGAGTTGATCAAAAGCTTTTTCAATGTCTAGCTTGCACAAGATACCGGGCTCTTTACTTTTCATTCTCCAGTCCAGAACTTCATTGGCAATTAGAGTAGCATCTGTAATCTGTCTATCCTTTATAAATgcattttgatgattggaaactAATTTACCCATTACACATTTAAGCCTTTCTGCTAGAACTTTGACTGCAATCTTATAGACACTTCCAATTAGGCTAATTGGCCTATAATCTTTGAGGTTAATTGCTCCTTTCTTCTTTGGCACCAACATTATAAAGGATGCATTGTTGGACCTGACTATGTTGCCATGTCAGTGGAAATGATTAAGGCCCCCCATCACGTCATACTTGATAAATTCCCAGGATTTTTGAAAGAAAGCCATTGTAAAACCATCAGGGCCAAGTGCCTTGTCCGTTGAACATGACTTGATTACAGCTACCACTTCCTCTTCTTCAAAAATTCTTTGAAGACTCATTTTTTCCACCTCCGTGATACAAGCTATTTCTTCAAAGTTTGCACTTGGTCTCCAAGGTTCTTGTTCTGTATAAAGATTTCATAGAAGTCCAAGATCTCCTTTCTTATCTGCTCTTTGTCTTCTATGATTTTAGTGCCCGCTTGAAGTTTGTCAATATTTTTTTTGATGACCGATAAAATTTGTCACCTTCTGAAAATACTTAGTATTCTTGTCTCCCTCTTTAGCCATAAGCACCTAGATTTTTGTCTCCAAGATGTCTCTTCTGCCTTAGCAAATTCTGCAGCTCTGCTCTCAGGTTTTGCATTTGAGTTGATTCTAATGTTGATGGAGTCGGTTCTCAAATGCTTGTTCTAGGACCATCAATTCATCTAATGCTTTGCTCTTCCTAGTTTCCACTTTACCAAAAACTTCCTTGTTCCAGCTTGTAATATCCTTCTTCAGGCACTTTAATTTTTGTGTAAGGATAAAGTCTGGGCTACCATTGACTGAATAGTTCTGCCACCAACTCTTCAATTTATCCAAAAAGCCTTCAGCTTGAAACCACATATTCTCAAATTTGAAATACGACGGGCTAGTCTCCCAATCACCACACTCCAAAAGAATAGGTCTATGATCAGAGATGACTTTAGGGAGGGCCAGCTGCTTCACAGCTTTGAATGAATCACACTATTcaggggagataaggaatctgtcAATTCTAGAGGCTTGTATACAATTAACTCCCCTTGATCAAGTGTAATAGGCACCCTACAATGGGAGATCAATTATTTGCAGTTCTTGTATTGACATCTGAGAAAGTCTTCATAGCCTTGGATCTTCTTATGCAATTTAACCTTTCACTCTCGAATCCACAAACATTGTAATCCCCTCCCAGAACCCATTGGTTGCTCCATAATCCCCTAATTCCTGCAATCTCATCCCAAAGATGCTCTCTCTCAGGATTAGTATGAGGGCCATAGACCCCTGTAAAGCACCACCTAAAGTCCTCATGTAAACTCTCCAGCATGCATGAAATTGTGTATGTGCCTTGATGGGAATCGATGCAGTTCCATTGTCTTTTGTCCCAAAGTATAATAATCCCACCCCTGGTTCCACATGATTTTAACTCTACCCAGTCTGCCCATCTGTTACCCCAAATGTGTTGTATCAAATTAGAAGACCACTCTTCTAATTTTGTCTCTTGCAAGCATAGAACATCTACCTTCCACTTTCGAACCAGTGACTTTATTGTGCTTCTTTTCTTCCCATCATTCAAACCCTACACATTCCAGCTCAAGATCTTAACTTTCATCCAGATGATCATATTTAAAAGTTCATGTTCAAACCCGTTGGCGTTAACCCCAAAAGCTTTGCATGCCTTGACCATAGTAAGCTTTGTCCATTTAGATGTTTCAATCACAATTGGCTCTTCTACCATGTGAGAGCTTGATCCTTCCTCATACCAGGGTAATTGCAGTGTGTCAAAAATAGAAGGAGATGAGAATTCAGTGTCGGAATAGCACATCAGTGGTAATTCCTGTCTTATGACTGGTTTTAGATGAGAGAGGAGGAGCAAATTCTAGTGGGCTTAATACAGAATGGATGGGTTCATCTGATAAAACTTTAAACCTGTTAACATTTGGGTTGGGCTTGAGACCCACCACCTTCCAATAGGTCTTGTCCTTCATTTGATTTAATTCTCTGGTATGGGCCCTCTTTTTTGGGCCTTTTTTTGTAGTATTCCTAGTCTAACTTTTGGCCCACAACATCTTTATTCTTTGCAGGAACCATTGGGCAAATAGCTGACCTAATATTTGAATTAAAGCTGGTTACACTTCTTCTCATGTGACTGATAGGAGGGACTTGAGAGATAGTTGCGATGTTCGAGGAACCTGCTCCATTAGTCATCTGCATCTGCTTTGCCTTTTAACATGGAATCTTTTTCTGAATGGGACAAAGTTTGACGTGATTATCTTCTAAAATTGAAACTTCATAATTCCATTCTCCCACCACCAGATCTAGTGTTGCCGGAGTTTTAATTGCAAGATTTTTTACACAGATGCGTGCCCAATATAGATGAGATTTGTTCTTTGTGTCTTCATCTATGCCAATAAAGCCGCCACAACTGTCTCCGATGGTACGAAAGACATCTAGGGTCCAAGAATGGAGAGGGATACCAAACGCCTTTACCCAACGATGCTCACTATTCTGACTTGTCATCTCCGATCCTAATACCGGCGACAACCATTTCAGTGATAGCTTCCTACCATTCCAGAACCAATCCCCTGCTTTGATTCTAATTGCTTCTTGTTTCGATGCAAAATCAAACAGGAATTGGTTGTGGTTAATCGGTGTTACCTGAGACCTGCAGTAACTTGCCATCTATTTATAAACCAATTTTCTATTACCTCCGGCTTTGGGCTGAGATTGAAAGGATCATTGAAACACCCGATGAGGCATTTGGCTAGTAATTTGGAATTATCATACTCTGTTGTAGGAGGGCTTTCAGAGTTTTTACCTACAGCTCTGGTTGTTGTAGCTTCTGGAATTTTAGGCCATTTGATAATTCTGGCAGCTTCAATATATGGCTTTGCCTGTGATTGGGCTAGCTGGAATCTTGGGTTGTGACCTTTCCCCAAGAAGCGAATAATCTTTACTGCAATATCTCCCCAACCGCTGTTGCAGTTTACTTCTGGAATGATGACAACTGATTTTTTGTTTCCCAACCAAGATTTCACTCTTACAAAACAGCCATGTATATTGAAATTCTGAAAGACTCTGCAAGTGTAGATCTGGATTTTCCTTCCCCATCTTCTGCAACTATTCCATGTAATTAGTGAGGCTTCTTTAAGAGCTTCACAGACCCATCTTAGGTTCCTCTCGTCAATTTTAAGGCTGCAAGTGAATCTTCTCCCACGCTCAATTAATAAGAACCATCTGTCATAATCTTCACTAATGTCGACTAACTCAAAAGATTTATCATCTGAAATGAAGAAAATCTTATCTCCCATGGCTGGAAATATTAAAAGTACACCGGAAAAGGAGTTGCCATGACAGAAAGCTAAAAGTTGAAAAGTAACTTTTTTAGAGAGACAAAATTTGTACAAgggaaaacaacctctctacgcaaaggtaggggtaaggtctggttacacactaccctccccagacctcacttttGGAATtacactaggtttgttgttgttggagaATAAGAAAGTGGCACAAATAGGACAACAGTTCAGATAATAATGAGTTAACAGACAAAttttctaatgaaaataaaataagtagAAGCGCATTGCCAGTTGATTTAGGAGAATTTCTGCTTTAGAAACTCAAGGAGCATACCTTCCACCTTGTTCCTTGAAAAAGTACTGAATAAAGGCGTATTTTAATGTCAAGAAGGTCAATATCTATCAAGGCAGCTGCCATAGCTTTCACCAAGTCCTTGTCATTCTGAGCATCATGGAAGCAGCCCCTAACCCGAGCATCATGTACAAGTTTCTTCCAAACAGAACCGCTGCTTTTTAATGTTGCTTCATTGCCAAATATCCAGAGGCAGTGCCTGCAAAAAGCAAGCTTCTTACAGAACCACGGACAATCCCCGGGGAGTAATAAATTCAAAGTATCTTGAAACACAGAAGTACCTTGCTCTAGTTAGTGCTACATTAACCCTTTGACTATTAGAAAGGAAGCCAATTGATCTGTTCGCATTGGAGCGTACCGCTGAGATTATTATTAAATCCTTCTCACCTCCTTGAAAACCATCAACCGATCGGACATCCACCGAGAAGTCACTCTCATCATCAGTACTATATTTAGTTCCAAGGTTCTCTTTGATTGCAGCAATTTGAGCATTGTATGGTGATATAATACCAATACTAATCCTTTCTCCCGAGGCAATGAATCCTGTAACAGGGAAAAAAAAAATCAGGAAACCAGTAATTGAATTGATCTATTGTGCATCTTCACTTGATAATGCCATTAAATCAAACTTAGTATACCTTTGAAGAGGTTGGCAACTACCTCACAAACTACCGCTACCTCTACCATGTTCCGGATGCTATGCCCATCAACGACTTCTTCGTTTCCACATGCTACATTGATAAAAGAATAAGCACCATAATTTTCACCTTCAAGGTATTGCTTCTGATATCCTGCACTTTTGACATTTGGAGCATCTACAATCTGATTCTGGTAGAATTCTCTATTGGGAAATGAACTTATTGACGGGTGCATCCTATACTGAAGATTAAGAAGGTGTTTCTTGAATCGCAGAAGTGCCAACCTCTCAAACAAGCTCCGCCCAAAATTGGCCTCCTCGCAAACCTAATTAGAAAACGACACATCTTACTTTCTTATTGTGTAGTAATTTTATAATTAGGTACCATTTAAAGTATCACATGACAACCTTGCTTTTAACCATGGCAGGCAGTTGCCACTCGTCCCCTATGAGTATAGCATGACGGAGACCAGGAATCTGTAAAGGGATAGTTGACTCGCATTCTTTAAGCTGAGCAGCTTCATCAATAACCAGCAATTCAGTATCTGTATCATGCAATTTGAAGGAGCTTGAAGCAGTACAGAAAATCAGGCATgcatttttcaaaatttgattttttattgAGAACTCATCTTCAGGTTCCAAAAATCTGTTAGGAAAGGATTTGAGTATCTTAAGGCACTCTTGTTTAGCCAATTCTACATCAGAAGAGTCGCCAGTCACTTGTCTCTCTACTTCTTTGTTTCTAACAAAGACTTCTTTCAAGTTTCTACCCTTAAAAGTAATACTTTGCAATAAACTACTAAGTGAGTTAAGTAAGTTTACAGCTTTGATCATGTCTTTTGCCACCACCACGGACAGGAGTGAAGTTGGCAAGTGCATGACAAAGTTAACAACATAGAAAGTAAAAGCCTCCAGTTTGCAATTTAATCTGCTAGTCACAAAGTCCTCAAAATTTAACCTTTCTTTAGTTTGATGAAAATCATTATGACACTTTCTAGGAACAGATCTTGAATGTTTCTTTTTCCAAGAAAACCCTCTGTCAAGTTGACTTTCATCATTCAGGTTTATTGTTTTGGAAATTACTTGCCAAAGTCTCTTGTTCCACTCGTCCTTGAAGTCTTGAGCACATAACCTCGGGGTTTTGTCCTCCTTTTTCAGGCTTTCTTTATTATAATTAGcattattataattataatattCCTGAAAAAGTTCAGCATCAGCATCTTCCTCTTGACCATTTATGGAATAAAGCTGGTACAACATTTCAGTGTCTTCAAGTAGTGTTATCAAATACTGCAATGAGTAATTCCAGCCAGAGGAAGGAGTAAAGCACCTTGCTAGAACTTTAGCACGATGATCAAGAAAAATATGAAGTAGCGCATCTTGGTTATCGAAATTCATCCGTTTTCTGTTTCCAAACAAAATTATATCCCCTAGACCGTAAGTCAAAAATTCAGATGATTCCAGCACAAGCCTCAAAACTCGTCTAGAAACTTCTAGGATTGCAACATTAGTTGGAGCACAAGTTACTGTTCTGCAATTGAGGCtcagaagtagaaacaacaatgCACTAACTGTCTTCGTTTTCCCTGTTCCAGGAGGACCCCAGATTAGTTTAGTCGTGTTCTCGTGATGGCAATATTTTGTCGCGAGACAGTTCAACACTGCTTCTTGTTGGGAATCATTAAGATTGATTGACCGATTTGTTGCAAGGATCTTTGATCTGCATAATCTATACACTTCCCCTTGCAAACAGAGATTACATTTATCCTTAC
Proteins encoded in this region:
- the LOC107783339 gene encoding uncharacterized protein LOC107783339, which translates into the protein MTEMEVDDEAEAILREKSLIHVIFSWSFKDVLNKDLYKDKVKNIPLTFQSITLYMRSFVFPLIEETHADLSSSFDKVASASICKIFSIEEAESSKPSDKCLYIIEVEKKEISSDGRAYEPETGDLLAITDVRPTCVDDLNRPTMSYLLALVQRVTDEKDYIKIKVFSSRPFLVEQGTWKSHIKDSLFLVSLINTTTNTRIWNSLSFGLERQNSEVIQKVLEPGFSVTGKDKCNLCLQGEVYRLCRSKILATNRSINLNDSQQEAVLNCLATKYCHHENTTKLIWGPPGTGKTKTVSALLFLLLSLNCRTVTCAPTNVAILEVSRRVLRLVLESSEFLTYGLGDIILFGNRKRMNFDNQDALLHIFLDHRAKVLARCFTPSSGWNYSLQYLITLLEDTEMLYQLYSINGQEEDADAELFQEYYNYNNANYNKESLKKEDKTPRLCAQDFKDEWNKRLWQVISKTINLNDESQLDRGFSWKKKHSRSVPRKCHNDFHQTKERLNFEDFVTSRLNCKLEAFTFYVVNFVMHLPTSLLSVVVAKDMIKAVNLLNSLSSLLQSITFKGRNLKEVFVRNKEVERQVTGDSSDVELAKQECLKILKSFPNRFLEPEDEFSIKNQILKNACLIFCTASSSFKLHDTDTELLVIDEAAQLKECESTIPLQIPGLRHAILIGDEWQLPAMVKSKVCEEANFGRSLFERLALLRFKKHLLNLQYRMHPSISSFPNREFYQNQIVDAPNVKSAGYQKQYLEGENYGAYSFINVACGNEEVVDGHSIRNMVEVAVVCEVVANLFKGFIASGERISIGIISPYNAQIAAIKENLGTKYSTDDESDFSVDVRSVDGFQGGEKDLIIISAVRSNANRSIGFLSNSQRVNVALTRARHCLWIFGNEATLKSSGSVWKKLVHDARVRGCFHDAQNDKDLVKAMAAALIDIDLLDIKIRLYSVLFQGTRWKVSVDDNFWKAMEKIKSIEVRKKAISILMKLSSDWQWPRTEHITVLNGMSTQRLELCPIDGLLHIVLTLETVMETSSYVDIMRVWDIRPLTEIPNLDPLLILCKQFDALHLKDEL